In Paenibacillus hexagrammi, the following are encoded in one genomic region:
- the addB gene encoding helicase-exonuclease AddAB subunit AddB — protein MSIRFVIGRAGSGKSRRCLEEMKQQLLANPEGEPLVLLVPEQATFQAEHAIVSDPGIGGMIRAQVLSFHRLAWRVMQEEGGTARQPIDDTGKQMLLTSILHTYKHQLRVFGHASEQLGFVDRLNQLFTELKRYRVSADQLEAFEKSNVQAIGGSGLLTDKLHDIRLVFRVFESELSKQYLDGEDYLTLLAEQTAHSAYLRSADVWIDGFHGFTPQELAVVGQLFAVCKSVTITLCLDRPLEAEDQPDELDLFHPTATTMVRLQQLIWQLGIGPAEVVLLQPETFPRFQESPALAHLEASYDKRIGGADSKFVSEEGVQLEGQLVIKEAVNRRAEVEGAVRDILHLVREKHVRYRDIAIMVRNMEGYSDLLKAVLTDYGIPHFFDQKRTVLHHPLIEFIRSALEIVQHNWHYDAVFRCVKTDLLLPGDDITLRERMDKLENYVLAFGIQGYRWTDGKPWAYRHRMNLEQPDLAEDAAVSSELERLNEARMWVVTPLHTFAGRLKKAKNVQQQVEALYGLLMDVEAPNKLDAWSLRELQSGHPEKAREHGQMWNSVMDMLDQLVETMTDDSVSTELFAALIETGAESMKLGLVPPSMDQVLIGSMDRTRSSGIRYAYVLGVNDGVIPAQMDEKGVLTESERESLLMSGLPMADGSTRKLLDEQFIVYTSLTVPSNRLWLSYPLADEEGKSLLPSELIKQLRRLFPQVREQLLLAEPSPDSNEAEQLEYLAHPNQALSYLAVRMKQWMQGGTMPELWWDVYNWYAVKPEWLNKMNALIQAITYTNKEHSLSGHTSHLLYGKHLRASVSRMEKYVACPFAHFLSHGLRLQERRVFRLDAPDIGQLFHAALNQFVQKLQQDQLDWGALTAEECMERSSQVVDELAPRLQGEILLSSSRYAYIARKLKQIVGRAAAVLGEHARHGQFEPLGLEIDFGPGKELPPLTFQLENGCTMEIIGRIDRVDRADGEQGVLLRVIDYKSSQTSLHLSEVYYGLSLQMLTYLDVILTHAEQWLGIEAKPAGVLYFHVHNPMLQQKNAIDPAEVDKELRKRFKMKGLVTADADVAGLMDGQLIDAPGHSQLIPVALKKDGSFYTNSSVATDAQWDILRNYVRKQVRRIGTDITNGHVDIAPFRLGKKTACMHCSYRSVCQYDPLFEGNEQQVWKQRPKDQVWSEMEQHTAPK, from the coding sequence ATGTCTATACGATTTGTGATCGGGCGGGCCGGAAGCGGAAAGAGCAGGCGCTGTCTGGAAGAAATGAAACAACAGCTTTTGGCGAATCCGGAAGGCGAACCGCTAGTTCTGCTCGTACCTGAGCAGGCTACGTTCCAGGCTGAGCATGCCATTGTGTCCGATCCGGGCATTGGCGGCATGATTCGCGCGCAGGTACTCAGCTTTCACCGCTTGGCTTGGCGCGTCATGCAGGAAGAGGGCGGAACAGCGAGACAGCCGATCGACGATACAGGGAAACAAATGCTGCTCACAAGCATTTTACATACTTACAAGCACCAGCTTCGCGTATTCGGACACGCCTCGGAGCAGCTAGGCTTTGTGGATCGGCTAAATCAGTTGTTTACAGAGTTAAAAAGATACCGCGTCTCGGCGGATCAGCTCGAAGCATTTGAGAAAAGCAATGTGCAGGCTATCGGCGGCAGCGGTCTGCTGACGGATAAGCTCCATGATATTCGCCTAGTCTTCCGTGTGTTTGAATCGGAGCTGTCCAAGCAGTATCTGGATGGAGAGGATTACTTGACGCTGTTGGCAGAGCAAACGGCCCATTCGGCTTATTTGCGAAGCGCAGACGTATGGATCGACGGCTTCCATGGTTTTACACCGCAAGAGCTTGCGGTCGTCGGACAATTGTTTGCTGTCTGCAAGTCCGTTACGATCACGCTATGTCTGGATCGCCCTTTGGAGGCTGAGGATCAACCCGATGAGCTTGATCTGTTTCATCCGACCGCGACGACGATGGTTCGGCTGCAGCAATTGATCTGGCAGCTTGGGATCGGTCCTGCGGAAGTCGTCTTGTTACAGCCAGAAACGTTTCCGCGGTTCCAAGAGAGTCCTGCACTCGCTCATTTGGAAGCTTCATACGATAAGCGGATCGGCGGAGCAGACAGCAAGTTTGTGTCCGAAGAAGGTGTTCAACTGGAAGGGCAGCTGGTCATCAAGGAAGCAGTCAACCGAAGAGCCGAAGTGGAGGGCGCTGTAAGGGATATTCTTCATCTCGTCAGGGAGAAGCATGTCCGTTACCGCGATATTGCCATTATGGTCCGTAACATGGAGGGCTATAGCGATTTGCTCAAAGCGGTCCTGACCGATTATGGGATACCGCACTTTTTTGATCAGAAAAGAACGGTTCTGCATCATCCCCTCATTGAATTTATTCGATCGGCGCTCGAGATCGTTCAGCACAACTGGCACTATGACGCCGTGTTCCGCTGTGTCAAAACAGATCTTCTTCTGCCGGGTGACGATATTACCCTTAGGGAACGAATGGATAAGCTGGAGAATTATGTCCTGGCGTTTGGCATTCAGGGCTACCGGTGGACAGACGGCAAACCGTGGGCTTACAGGCATCGCATGAATCTGGAACAGCCTGACCTAGCTGAGGATGCTGCGGTTTCCTCAGAGCTTGAGCGCCTGAATGAGGCGAGGATGTGGGTGGTAACACCTTTGCATACGTTTGCTGGGCGGCTCAAAAAGGCCAAAAACGTGCAGCAGCAGGTAGAAGCATTGTATGGATTGCTGATGGATGTAGAGGCCCCGAACAAGCTCGATGCATGGAGTCTTCGGGAGCTTCAGTCAGGCCATCCGGAGAAAGCGCGCGAGCATGGGCAAATGTGGAACAGTGTCATGGATATGCTTGACCAGCTCGTCGAGACGATGACAGACGATTCCGTATCGACGGAGCTGTTTGCTGCACTGATTGAGACAGGCGCCGAGAGCATGAAGCTTGGGTTGGTGCCGCCTTCCATGGATCAGGTGCTTATCGGCAGCATGGACCGTACCAGATCGAGTGGTATTCGCTATGCGTACGTACTTGGTGTCAACGATGGAGTCATTCCGGCACAGATGGATGAAAAAGGGGTACTTACGGAGTCGGAGCGGGAATCGCTCCTGATGTCCGGTTTGCCAATGGCAGACGGCAGTACGAGAAAGCTGCTGGACGAACAGTTCATCGTGTATACATCCTTGACTGTTCCATCCAATCGACTGTGGCTCAGCTACCCGCTCGCAGATGAAGAGGGCAAATCCCTGCTGCCGTCCGAGCTGATTAAGCAGCTGCGTCGTTTATTTCCGCAAGTTCGCGAGCAGTTGCTTCTGGCCGAGCCATCTCCCGATTCTAATGAAGCGGAGCAGTTGGAATACCTGGCACATCCGAACCAGGCACTTTCCTATTTGGCAGTGCGCATGAAGCAATGGATGCAAGGCGGGACGATGCCAGAGCTATGGTGGGACGTCTACAATTGGTATGCCGTCAAGCCAGAATGGCTGAACAAGATGAACGCGCTCATCCAGGCGATAACTTATACGAACAAAGAGCATAGCTTATCTGGCCATACTAGCCATCTTTTGTACGGCAAGCATTTAAGGGCGAGTGTGTCACGGATGGAGAAATACGTTGCTTGTCCGTTTGCGCACTTCTTATCCCACGGGCTGAGACTTCAGGAAAGACGAGTGTTCCGTCTGGATGCTCCCGATATCGGGCAGCTGTTTCATGCTGCATTGAATCAATTTGTGCAAAAGCTTCAGCAGGATCAGCTGGATTGGGGAGCGCTCACGGCAGAGGAATGCATGGAAAGGTCTTCACAGGTTGTAGATGAGCTTGCCCCGAGATTGCAAGGAGAAATTTTGCTCAGTTCAAGCCGATATGCCTACATTGCGCGGAAACTGAAGCAAATCGTTGGCAGAGCCGCAGCAGTGCTGGGTGAGCATGCAAGGCACGGCCAATTTGAACCGCTCGGATTGGAGATTGATTTTGGACCGGGCAAAGAACTGCCACCGCTAACGTTTCAGCTGGAGAACGGCTGTACGATGGAAATCATCGGACGGATTGACCGTGTAGACCGAGCGGATGGTGAACAAGGTGTCCTGCTGCGCGTGATCGACTACAAATCAAGCCAGACCTCATTGCATCTGTCCGAAGTGTATTACGGCCTTTCTCTTCAGATGCTGACGTATCTGGATGTCATCCTTACACACGCCGAGCAGTGGCTGGGTATCGAAGCTAAGCCCGCCGGTGTACTTTATTTTCACGTTCATAATCCGATGCTGCAGCAAAAGAATGCCATAGATCCCGCTGAGGTGGACAAGGAGCTTCGCAAACGTTTTAAGATGAAAGGATTGGTTACGGCCGACGCAGACGTTGCGGGACTTATGGATGGTCAACTCATTGATGCACCAGGCCATTCGCAGCTGATTCCGGTCGCATTGAAAAAAGATGGAAGCTTCTATACGAATTCGTCGGTGGCTACGGATGCCCAGTGGGACATTCTTCGCAACTATGTGCGCAAACAGGTGCGCCGCATTGGGACTGATATTACGAATGGTCACGTAGATATTGCGCCGTTCCGATTAGGCAAGAAGACCGCTTGCATGCACTGCTCGTATCGATCGGTATGCCAATACGATCCTTTATTTGAAGGCAATGAACAGCAGGTATGGAAACAGCGGCCTAAAGATCAAGTGTGGTCCGAAATGGAGCAGCATACGGCACCGAAATAA
- a CDS encoding Na/Pi cotransporter family protein produces MIIAIILPVLAGLAMFMFGMKLMETALQHWAGARLQQWLERFTRTPVHGMATSTALTAVLQSSTAITVIAIGLVNAGVLTFSRTLGIILGTNIGTCLTTELIGLNIGKLGMPMLLVSAGVWLVSWLAGPLPMLPAEHGTSGLTPAVNKTSSTRTFDLAGRTSSGGGLEIGPQRVMDGAAIRSNHTPGTLRTRHASSEALGGRTWSPAVHGWLRSVRYGSLAAAGFALVLLGIEIMQTIGPALQARGLFAWFVDQAQSSLLWGVLAGAAVTALVHSSAAVIAMAMSLAAIQSIPVELGVAITLGANIGTCVTALIAGVSGSRAGRFVAWSHILLNVGGAALFYPFIEQLTSLSALLADSASSQIARSQTIFNIACSLLALPLCYLSMWKRLESRS; encoded by the coding sequence ATGATCATAGCCATCATTCTGCCCGTTCTTGCAGGCTTAGCGATGTTCATGTTCGGGATGAAGCTGATGGAAACAGCGCTTCAGCATTGGGCAGGAGCCCGCTTACAGCAATGGCTGGAGCGGTTCACCCGCACGCCCGTGCACGGGATGGCGACGAGCACAGCTCTAACGGCGGTACTGCAGAGCAGCACCGCCATTACCGTTATTGCCATCGGCCTTGTCAATGCCGGTGTGCTGACCTTCTCGCGTACGCTCGGCATCATCCTCGGCACCAACATCGGCACGTGTCTGACGACCGAGCTAATCGGGCTCAATATCGGCAAGCTTGGCATGCCGATGCTGCTCGTCAGCGCAGGTGTGTGGCTAGTCAGCTGGCTAGCTGGACCACTGCCGATGCTTCCTGCAGAACATGGAACATCTGGGCTCACACCAGCTGTGAACAAAACCAGCTCAACGCGGACTTTCGATCTTGCAGGTCGTACCTCAAGCGGCGGGGGCCTGGAGATCGGACCTCAACGCGTGATGGACGGTGCGGCTATCAGGTCGAATCACACGCCAGGAACTCTGCGAACGAGACATGCAAGCTCAGAAGCGTTAGGCGGCAGGACTTGGTCCCCCGCGGTTCACGGCTGGCTGCGCAGTGTTCGCTACGGCTCACTCGCGGCGGCTGGCTTTGCTCTCGTGCTGCTCGGCATCGAGATCATGCAGACCATCGGGCCTGCCCTTCAGGCCCGCGGCTTGTTCGCTTGGTTTGTTGACCAAGCGCAGAGCAGCCTGCTCTGGGGCGTCCTCGCAGGCGCAGCCGTCACCGCGCTCGTGCACAGCAGCGCAGCTGTCATTGCGATGGCGATGAGCCTTGCCGCCATTCAAAGCATCCCCGTCGAGCTGGGCGTTGCCATCACGCTCGGCGCCAATATCGGCACCTGCGTGACGGCACTCATCGCAGGCGTTAGCGGCTCTCGCGCCGGAAGATTCGTTGCATGGTCGCACATCCTGCTCAATGTTGGCGGCGCCGCGCTTTTTTACCCATTCATCGAGCAGCTTACCAGTCTATCCGCTCTTCTGGCAGACAGCGCGTCTTCACAGATCGCCCGCTCCCAAACTATTTTCAACATCGCTTGCTCACTGCTTGCACTGCCGCTTTGTTATCTTAGTATGTGGAAGCGCCTTGAATCCCGTTCATAA